The proteins below are encoded in one region of Diceros bicornis minor isolate mBicDic1 chromosome 14, mDicBic1.mat.cur, whole genome shotgun sequence:
- the POU5F1 gene encoding POU domain, class 5, transcription factor 1: protein MAGHLASDFAFSPPPGGGGDGPGGPEPGWVDPRTWLSFQGPPGGSGIGPGVGPGAEVWGIPPCPPPYEFCGGMAYCGPQVGVGLVPQGSLETSQPEGEAGAGVESNSEGASPEPCTAPTGAVKLDKEKLEQNPEESQDIKALQKDLEQFAKLLKQKRITLGYTQADVGLTLGVLFGKVFSQTTICRFEALQLSFKNMCKLRPLLQKWVEEADNNENLQEICKAETLVQARKRKRTSIENRVRGNLENMFLQCPKPTLQQISHIAQQLGLEKDVVRVWFCNRRQKGKRSSNDYSQREDFEAAGSPFSGGPVSFPLAPGPHFGTPGYGGPHFTTLYSSVPFPEGETFPSVSVTTLGSPMHSN from the exons ATGGCGGGACACCTGGCTTCCGACTTCGCCTTCTCACCCCCACCGGGCGGTGGAGGCGATGGGCCAGGAGGGCCGGAGCCGGGCTGGGTTGACCCTCGGACCTGGCTGAGCTTCCAGGGCCCTCCTGGTGGGTCAGGAATTGGGCCGGGGGTTGGGCCGGGTGCTGAGGTATGGGGGATTCCCCCGTGCCCCCCGCCATATGAGTTCTGCGGAGGGATGGCATACTGTGGACCTCAAGTTGGAGTGGGGCTGGTGCCCCAAGGCAGCCTGGAGACCTCTCAGCCCGAGGGTGAGGCGGGAGCAGGGGTGGAGAGCAACTCCGAGGGGGCCTCCCCCGAGCCCTGCACTGCCCCCACTGGTGCCGTGAAGCTGGACAAGGAGAAGCTGGAGCAAAACCCTGAGGAG TCCCAGGACATCAAAGCTCTGCAGAAAGACCTCGAGCAATTTGCCAAGCTCCTGAAGCAGAAGAGGATCACCCTGGGATACACCCAGGCCGATGTGGGGCTCACCCTGGGGGTTCTCTTTG GGAAGGTGTTCAGCCAAACAACCATCTGCCGTTTTGAGGCTCTGCAGCTCAGTTTCAAGAACATGTGTAAGCTGAGGCCCCTGCTGCAGAAGTGGGTGGAGGAAGCTGACAACAACGAAAATCTACAGGAG ATATGCAAAGCAGAGACCCTGGTGCAGGCCCGAAAGAGAAAGCGAACTAGTATTGAGAACCGAGTGAGAGGCAACCTGGAGAACATGTTCCTGCAGTGCCCGAAACCCACACTGCAGCAGATCAGCCACATCGCCCAGCAGCTCGGGCTCGAGAAGGAC GTGGTCCgagtgtggttctgcaaccgTCGTCAGAAGGGCAAACGATCAAGCAATGACTATTCGCAACGGGAGGATTTTGAGGCTGCTGGGTCTCCTTTCTCAGGGGGACCGGTATCCTTTCCTCTAGCACCAGGGCCCCATTTTGGTACCCCAGGCTATGGGGGCCCTCACTTTACTACGCTGTACTCCTCGGTCCCTTTCCCTGAGGGTGAGAcctttccctctgtgtctgtcacCACTCTGGGCTCTCCTATGCACTCAAACTAA